TTTTAACTTTAATATGATTTTAATATTAGCATGTAACAAGATGTTATTCAATCACAATTTTTGCTTCTTATAATTTATTCCGAACCACACATAATAAAATCAATCTGAAAACAAAGGAGGGAATGAAAATGCAGGACCAGAGAGCAAACCGGTCGATCGGCTGTACGGTGCATCAGTGTCAGTATCACTGCGGCAGCGAAAGCTACTGTACGCTGGATAAAATAAACGTCGGCACGCACGAGCAGAACCCCACGATGACTCAGTGCACCGACTGTGAATCCTTCAGAGCAAAACAGGGCTGATCCCATATCAGGATGGCGGCCGCTGGTATTTTGGAAGGGTCGAAATAACAGCGGCCGCATACATACGGCAGTTCCACTTATGATCGCAAACCTGGATTTGTTTCTCCCCGGGGAGAAACAAAAACAAATTCTGCATCTTAGCTGGAAATATGATAGGCTTCCGGGCATAGGATGGAAAAAAGGGGAAGGGAAGGAATTCTTATGCCGGAAGAAACTGCCTACGACCGGCCGGCCGTTCTGGAATACGCGAAAAAATGGGCGTTCAAACGGAACCCCGCCTATTACGATTTTGAAAATCTGGGAGGAGACTGCACCAATTTTGCTTCCCAGTGCATTTACGCGGGCAGCAGGGTCATGAACTTTACACCTGTTTATGGGTGGTATTATATCAGCAGTTCCAACAGAAGCGCCTCGTGGTCCGGCGTCGGCTATCTTTACCGGTTTCTGACCACAAACAAGGGGGCCGGCCCATATGCCGAAGAGACATCCGGAAACGGAGTGCTGCCGGGGGATATCCTTCAGCTCGGCGACGAAAACGGCCGTTTCTACCACAGCCCCGTGATCGTCGGCGTCACCCCGGATGAAATCTATGTGGCCGCCCACACGTTCGACGCCTACATGCGCCCGCTCAGCACCTATTTTTACGCGAACATCCGGTTCCTTCATATTCTGGGCGTCAGGAAATACGGATAAACAAAGTTCACAGGAAAAATTTTCCCGCATAAAATAAAATGGAAAGAGAAAAAAGCAGAATCGAAAAATTCCAGGGCATGCCATAAAACAAGGATCATCTTTCTGTTGATAATCCGGTGTTTTCCGCACAAAATAATGCCGGGGTGATGGCATGCAGAAAAAATACGGCGACCTGCACCGTCTGATGCAAGAGGACAAAAGGGCAAAGGATTATTTCGATTCGCTTCCCGAATATGTGCGGGAAGCGGTCAGCCAGCGCCCGCAGGGAGTAAATTCACTGGAAAGCCTGAAAAGCTATGCAGAGAACCTGACACGGGGGGATCATTGATGGCGGACTGGAAATCGGAAATTCCCTTGGTGGAATCGTTCGCACAGGACTGTTTTTTCAGGGCGCTGCCCGATTACCTTGCCGAAACAGACGAAAGCAGCATGGAATTCCCATTTCAGGAAGATTTTCACAGACCGAGCAGGAATTTTTAAAGCGGGAAAGAAGCGCGGCGCCAAACTGAACGGCGCCGCGCTTCTTTCCCGCTTTTTGAATGAAATATCTCTATTTTATTTTGCCGAACCGGCCAAAACCTTTTCTCTTACCCGGAACCCGGCCTCGGTGAACAGTTTCATGTCGTCCTTGATCTGGTTTCCGGATGTCGTGAGCATATCCCCGGTGATGGAGGCGTTGGCGCCGGAAAGAAGCGCCAGCCTGCCGCAGTCCTTCATGGAATTCCTGCCCCCCGCAAGCCGGATGTCCGCCTTTGGATTGATCAGGCGGACAACGGCGATCGTACGGCGGATCTCGTCTTCCTGCAGTACCGGCCTGTTTTCCAGCGGCGTCCCGGGGATCGGCATCAGCACGTTGACCGGGATGGAGGCGACCCCCAGCTTCCGAAGGTCCAGCGCCAGGTCCACGCGGTCGAAGAACTCCTCGCCGATCCCGATGATTCCTCCGCTGCAGATTTCCATGCCCGCCTTCTTCGCGGCCTGGATGGTTCTGATCTTGTCGTCGTAGGTGTGCGTGGTGCAGATCTGCGGGAAAAAGCGCCGCGAGGTTTCCAGGTTATTGTGGATTCTCGTCACCCCCGCCTTTTTCAGACGCAGGAACTGCTCATAGTTCAAAAGCCCGTTCGAAGTGCACAGCTGGATGTCCGACTGCTCGTGAATTTTGGAATACGCCTCGCACAGCACGTCCACCTCCCTGTCGGTCAGCCGCAGCCCGGAAGTGACGACCGAGAAGCGGTCCACGCCCGGCGCGGCGGCGTTTCTCAGTCCATCCTTCACGATGGCATCCACGGTCATCAGGGGATAATGCCCGATGTTCGTCTTATGCCTGCCCGCCTGCGCGCAGTATTTGCAGTCCTCCGGACAGAATCCGCTTTTCCCGTTCAGGATCGTACAGACGTCGATCTTGTTCCCGTTCAGCTTTTCCCTGATTTCATTCGCGGCGGCGCACAGCTCTTCGAGCGGGGCTTCGCTGATTTCCAGCGCCTCTTCCCTGTCGATCCCGCCGCCGTTCAGAATCCTGTTTTTCAATTCTTCCAGCTTGATTTTCATGAATCCAGTCCCCCATTGTCTTAATGATTCCACAAATAATTGTTTGCGTCCATTTTAACAGCAAAAGGCCAAATTGTCAACTTATATTAAAATTATAAGTTGACAATTTGGCCTTTTTATCGGGGAAGCTTACAAAGCTTCGGCAAGCCCGATCAGGCGGTTGATGTCCCCTTCGGTATGCGCATAGGAAAGGAACATCGCCTCAAACTGGGATGGAGCGAGGTACACCCCATTTTCGAGCATATGGGCAAAATAGCGGCGGAAAGCGTTTGTATCGCTGGCTCTGGCCGTCGCGTAATCCGTGACCGGGTGCTCGGTAAAGAACACACAGCTCAAGGAGCCGACCCCGTTCACCGTGCAGTGGGGCAGCGCCTTTTTCAGGCCGGCGCGGAGCCGTTTGCCAAGCTCACCCAGCTTCTGGTAGATTTCCGGATGAGTGCGCAGAAGGTTCAGCTGCGCCAGCCCGGCGGCCATGGCGACCGGGTTCCCGCTGAGGGTCCCCGCCTGATACACGGGGCCGGATGGAGCCACCAGGCTCATGATTTCGCGCCTGCCGCCGTAAGCCCCCACCGGCATGCCGGCGCCGATGATCTTCCCGAACGTGGTCAGGTCCGCCCGCACCCCGTAATATTCCTGAGCCCCGCCGGGCGCAAGCCGGAAGCCCGTGATCACCTCGTCAAAAATCAGCACGGAACCGTTTTCGTCGCAAAGCCTGCGCAGGCCGGGGAGGAAGCCGGGCTTCGGCTCCACCACGCCCATGTTGGCCGCCACCGGCTCGACGATCAGCGCGGCGATCT
This window of the Ruminococcaceae bacterium BL-6 genome carries:
- the hemL gene encoding glutamate-1-semialdehyde 2,1-aminomutase (Evidence 2a : Function from experimental evidences in other organisms; PubMedId : 1672867, 12029044, 15802251, 16682782, 20946885, 27303897; Product type e : enzyme), whose translation is MMTRSEQLFSRAVKVMPGGVNSPVRAYGSVGQTPRFIVRADGAKIYDADGNCYTDYVGSWGPMILGHNHPAVLKAVQKAAENGLSFGAATENEVKMAELVCGMVPSVEMVRMVNSGTEAVMSAVRAARGYTGRDKIIKFSGCYHGHSDAMLVRAGSGAMTAGVPDSAGVPAGCAGDTLTAEYNDLKSVERLFAENRGKIAALIVEPVAANMGVVEPKPGFLPGLRRLCDENGSVLIFDEVITGFRLAPGGAQEYYGVRADLTTFGKIIGAGMPVGAYGGRREIMSLVAPSGPVYQAGTLSGNPVAMAAGLAQLNLLRTHPEIYQKLGELGKRLRAGLKKALPHCTVNGVGSLSCVFFTEHPVTDYATARASDTNAFRRYFAHMLENGVYLAPSQFEAMFLSYAHTEGDINRLIGLAEAL
- the bioB gene encoding Biotin synthase; protein product: MKIKLEELKNRILNGGGIDREEALEISEAPLEELCAAANEIREKLNGNKIDVCTILNGKSGFCPEDCKYCAQAGRHKTNIGHYPLMTVDAIVKDGLRNAAAPGVDRFSVVTSGLRLTDREVDVLCEAYSKIHEQSDIQLCTSNGLLNYEQFLRLKKAGVTRIHNNLETSRRFFPQICTTHTYDDKIRTIQAAKKAGMEICSGGIIGIGEEFFDRVDLALDLRKLGVASIPVNVLMPIPGTPLENRPVLQEDEIRRTIAVVRLINPKADIRLAGGRNSMKDCGRLALLSGANASITGDMLTTSGNQIKDDMKLFTEAGFRVREKVLAGSAK
- a CDS encoding Amidase, giving the protein MPEETAYDRPAVLEYAKKWAFKRNPAYYDFENLGGDCTNFASQCIYAGSRVMNFTPVYGWYYISSSNRSASWSGVGYLYRFLTTNKGAGPYAEETSGNGVLPGDILQLGDENGRFYHSPVIVGVTPDEIYVAAHTFDAYMRPLSTYFYANIRFLHILGVRKYG
- a CDS encoding conserved protein of unknown function (Evidence 4 : Unknown function but conserved in other organisms), translating into MQDQRANRSIGCTVHQCQYHCGSESYCTLDKINVGTHEQNPTMTQCTDCESFRAKQG
- a CDS encoding conserved protein of unknown function (Evidence 4 : Unknown function but conserved in other organisms), which encodes MQKKYGDLHRLMQEDKRAKDYFDSLPEYVREAVSQRPQGVNSLESLKSYAENLTRGDH